A window of Scomber scombrus chromosome 23, fScoSco1.1, whole genome shotgun sequence contains these coding sequences:
- the LOC134005693 gene encoding ependymin-2-like, which translates to MRLLVAFTCLLAGCLAQKPQPCASPALMTGAFTVTTQNEKLEMYCKYEYDALGQRMRVKQQGTYQTKPFTRDYLLLFREGAMYQIFDTNRTCIKSALKDKFHPMEIPKDATLQGQVVLGSPSAPGQGLLVNTWTGDMPDKKGKYLSTVTEFGCIPINNSYQSDEYGWVVVNLYDNVNGIVDPGQLNPPDFCRDTVMKTDEEPKNFLSLFHNLP; encoded by the exons ATGAGACTCTTAGTGGCTTTCACGTGCTTACTGGCCGGCTGCCTGGCTCAGAAGCCTCAACCATGCG CAAGTCCAGCTCTTATGACTGGAGCCTTCACTGTG ACCACACAGAATGAGAAGCTAGAGATGTATTGCAAGTACGAGTATGATGCACTGGGACAACGAATGCGGGTCAAGCAACAGGGAACTTACCAGACTAAGCCATTCACCCGAGATTATCTTCTGCTCTTCAGAGAG GGTGCCATGTATCAAATTTTCGACACTAACCGCACATGCATCAAAAGTGCTTTGAAGGACAAATTCCATCCCATGGAAATCCCAAAAGATGCGACTCTGCAGGGCCAGGTTGTTTTGGGCAGCCCATCTGCACCTGGACAAGGACTGCTGGTCAACACCTGGACAGGAGATATGCCTGACAAAAAAG GAAAGTACCTGAGCACCGTCACTGAATTTGGATGCATTCCCATCAATAATTCATATCAAAGTGATGAATATGGATGGGTGGTGGTAAA CTTATACGACAACGTCAACGGGATTGTGGACCCCGGTCAGCTCAACCCTCCAGACTtctgcagagacacagtgaTGAAGACTGACGAGGAGCCAAAAAACTTCCTCAGCTTGTTCCATAACTTGCCTTGA